From one Phocaeicola salanitronis DSM 18170 genomic stretch:
- a CDS encoding helix-turn-helix transcriptional regulator — MEDVNRIKLVLVEKKRTSKWLSEQMGVNPSTVSKWCTNTSQPDIARLLEIADLLEVDIKELIVREYKAYLLSQT, encoded by the coding sequence ATGGAAGATGTAAATCGAATAAAACTTGTTTTAGTTGAGAAAAAACGTACTAGTAAATGGCTTTCAGAACAAATGGGAGTCAACCCATCTACTGTGTCAAAATGGTGCACTAATACATCACAGCCAGATATTGCTCGTTTGCTAGAGATAGCAGACTTATTGGAAGTTGACATTAAGGAACTGATAGTTCGCGAGTACAAAGCTTATTTATTATCGCAAACATGA
- a CDS encoding site-specific integrase codes for MKVEKFKVLLYLKKSGLDKFGKAPIMGRITVNNTMAQFSCKLSCTPELWNPRESRLNGKSKEAVDVNAKIDRLLLSVNSAFDSLVERKIDFDATAVKELLQGSVETQITLLKRLDMHIEDMRSRIGIDVAKSSMSTYIYTRRYLGEFIQKRFKTSDVAFGQLNEHIPWEFQDYILKDKGLAVDTARHYLAILKKICRMAFKEGHAEKRYFVNFKLPQENRKPPRALSREDFEKIRDVVIPPERITHNIARDLFLFACYTGVPYADAVSITRDNIYKDDKGDLWLKYLRKKNEYLARVKLLPEAIALIEKYRSNDRKELFPMIHHPNMRRHMKGLRDLAGISCDLVYHMGRHTFGSLITLEAGVPIETISKMLGHTNLTTTQLYARVTPKKLFEDMDKFIEATSDMKLVL; via the coding sequence ATGAAAGTAGAAAAATTTAAGGTGTTGCTCTACCTGAAAAAAAGCGGTCTTGACAAATTCGGAAAGGCTCCGATAATGGGGCGAATAACTGTAAACAACACGATGGCGCAATTCAGTTGTAAGCTGTCATGTACTCCGGAGTTATGGAATCCAAGAGAGAGCCGACTGAATGGAAAGAGTAAAGAAGCCGTTGATGTTAATGCAAAAATTGACCGGCTCTTGCTTTCGGTCAATTCTGCATTTGATTCACTTGTTGAACGTAAGATTGATTTTGACGCAACTGCTGTCAAAGAGCTTTTGCAGGGAAGTGTAGAAACCCAGATTACTCTGTTGAAACGGCTTGATATGCATATCGAGGATATGCGCTCAAGAATCGGTATTGATGTAGCTAAAAGTTCCATGTCAACATACATTTACACCCGCAGGTATCTTGGCGAATTTATTCAAAAACGATTCAAGACAAGTGATGTTGCTTTTGGACAGTTGAATGAACACATCCCATGGGAGTTTCAGGATTATATACTGAAGGACAAAGGACTTGCGGTAGATACGGCAAGACATTATCTGGCAATCCTGAAGAAAATCTGCCGGATGGCATTCAAGGAAGGACATGCTGAGAAGCGTTATTTTGTGAATTTCAAACTACCCCAAGAGAACCGGAAACCACCACGGGCTTTGAGTCGTGAGGATTTTGAGAAGATCCGTGATGTCGTAATACCACCGGAAAGAATCACTCATAATATAGCCAGGGATTTGTTTCTCTTTGCCTGTTATACAGGAGTTCCGTATGCGGATGCAGTTTCAATCACTAGAGATAATATATACAAGGACGATAAAGGCGACTTATGGTTAAAGTATCTGAGAAAGAAGAATGAATACCTGGCCCGCGTCAAATTGTTGCCGGAGGCTATCGCTCTTATAGAAAAATATCGTTCGAATGACAGGAAAGAACTTTTCCCGATGATACACCACCCCAATATGAGACGACACATGAAAGGTTTGCGGGATCTGGCTGGCATAAGCTGTGATTTGGTCTATCACATGGGAAGGCATACCTTCGGAAGTCTGATAACCCTTGAGGCTGGCGTCCCTATTGAAACAATCAGCAAAATGTTGGGGCATACCAATCTGACAACTACCCAGCTTTATGCAAGGGTAACTCCTAAAAAACTTTTCGAGGATATGGACAAATTCATCGAGGCAACGAGTGATATGAAACTGGTATTATAA
- a CDS encoding helix-turn-helix domain-containing protein, protein MEIISFEKRTFEEIAAKLDRFVQRVESLCREHGGKETSEWMDNHEVCRRLRISPRTLQTLRDNGTLAFTKIGNRTYYRPDDVERVVGNVEDKRKEARWKGKTI, encoded by the coding sequence ATGGAAATCATCAGCTTTGAAAAAAGGACTTTCGAGGAGATTGCCGCCAAGTTGGATCGTTTCGTGCAGCGGGTGGAAAGCCTGTGCCGTGAACACGGCGGAAAGGAAACAAGTGAATGGATGGACAACCACGAGGTTTGCCGCAGGTTGCGTATCAGTCCGAGAACCTTGCAGACCTTAAGGGATAACGGGACGCTTGCCTTTACCAAAATCGGGAACCGGACTTACTACCGTCCTGATGATGTGGAGCGAGTAGTCGGAAACGTGGAGGACAAACGCAAGGAAGCCCGTTGGAAAGGAAAGACCATTTGA
- a CDS encoding porin family protein — translation MKKILSILMVITCLGMAMPAQAQIKFGLKGGLNITTLTFSDDVFKGDNRTGFFIGPMAEFTIPVIGLGVDVAALYNQAKGKADYYEERASQNETLKTFEIPVNLKWSFGMGSTLGAYIAAGPQFGFNVGRGLYRIGSETFDMKKSYTTFNVGAGVKLIRHLQIGLNYNFSLNKLAKARIENYEGSVDMKKNTWQVSLAYLF, via the coding sequence ATGAAAAAGATTTTATCCATTCTGATGGTCATCACTTGTTTGGGGATGGCTATGCCGGCTCAGGCACAGATTAAGTTCGGGCTGAAAGGCGGTCTGAACATCACTACGCTTACTTTCTCGGATGATGTCTTTAAAGGAGACAACCGCACCGGATTCTTTATCGGACCGATGGCGGAGTTTACGATACCTGTCATCGGGTTGGGCGTTGACGTGGCTGCCCTTTACAATCAGGCTAAAGGGAAAGCGGATTATTATGAAGAGCGAGCATCTCAAAACGAGACATTGAAAACATTTGAAATACCTGTGAACTTGAAATGGTCATTCGGCATGGGCAGCACTTTAGGGGCATATATCGCTGCCGGGCCTCAATTCGGATTCAATGTAGGAAGAGGATTGTATCGAATCGGTTCGGAGACATTCGACATGAAGAAATCTTATACCACCTTCAATGTAGGTGCAGGCGTAAAGCTCATCCGGCATTTGCAAATCGGGCTAAACTATAATTTCAGCCTCAATAAACTGGCGAAAGCCCGTATCGAAAATTATGAAGGCTCGGTGGATATGAAGAAAAATACGTGGCAAGTCTCGCTTGCCTATCTGTTTTAA
- a CDS encoding relaxase/mobilization nuclease domain-containing protein has translation MIGKIKKGKSFGGCIRYVMGKDNAEIIDSDGVLLGNIREITDSFNYQRELNPKIKQPVGHIALSFKPEDKALLTDEFMAKIAWEYMELMGIKNTQFILVRHHNTDNPHCHLVYNRIGYDGKVISSQSDYKRNEIVTKLLKNRYGLTYAEGKGKTNVEKLHASERVKYEIFNAVKAALKHSKTWKEFNDYMLRRGIRLEFVKRTREVKKPEDIQGIRFTKDGQTFKASQISREFSFARLNARLSWKTSESQQESEHKVQQRIPDVGHLLESTGPGLFCPTNGTVPEEPLSQEELLRRRRKKKQKRKGFGL, from the coding sequence ATGATTGGCAAGATCAAGAAAGGGAAATCCTTCGGTGGCTGTATCCGCTACGTGATGGGCAAGGACAATGCGGAAATCATCGACTCAGATGGTGTATTGCTGGGAAATATCCGGGAAATAACGGACAGTTTCAACTACCAGCGTGAGCTTAATCCGAAGATCAAACAGCCTGTCGGACACATTGCATTGAGCTTCAAACCTGAGGATAAGGCATTGTTGACGGATGAGTTTATGGCTAAAATAGCCTGGGAATACATGGAGCTGATGGGGATAAAAAACACTCAGTTTATTCTGGTAAGACACCATAACACGGACAATCCGCACTGCCACCTGGTCTATAACCGCATCGGATATGACGGCAAGGTAATCTCTTCCCAAAGCGATTACAAGCGTAATGAAATCGTCACGAAACTGCTTAAGAACAGGTACGGGCTGACATACGCCGAGGGCAAGGGCAAGACTAATGTGGAGAAACTCCATGCTTCGGAGCGTGTGAAATACGAAATCTTCAATGCCGTCAAGGCAGCTTTGAAGCATTCCAAAACATGGAAAGAGTTCAACGATTACATGCTTCGCCGGGGCATCAGGCTGGAATTTGTAAAGCGTACCAGGGAGGTAAAAAAGCCGGAGGACATACAGGGAATCCGGTTCACCAAAGACGGGCAGACCTTCAAGGCTTCACAAATCAGCCGGGAGTTCAGTTTTGCCAGGCTGAATGCCCGGTTGAGCTGGAAGACTTCGGAATCCCAACAGGAATCCGAACATAAGGTGCAACAAAGGATACCGGACGTAGGCCATCTTCTCGAAAGTACTGGACCGGGACTGTTCTGTCCGACAAACGGTACCGTTCCCGAAGAGCCGTTATCACAGGAAGAACTCTTGCGCAGACGCAGGAAGAAGAAACAAAAGAGGAAAGGATTCGGATTGTAG
- a CDS encoding plasmid mobilization protein has translation MNDRKKNRPRGRPRVSGVCKLSKAVTVKFSKIDYERLCRRSRQANLTLAEFLRVSAFETTITARHSAEETAVIRSLTGMANNLNQLTRLSHQVGFHRTQRTVTELLQKLKEIIVWYRQGERRQS, from the coding sequence ATGAATGACAGAAAGAAAAACAGACCGAGGGGACGCCCCAGAGTAAGCGGAGTGTGCAAACTCAGCAAAGCCGTTACAGTGAAATTCTCCAAGATAGACTATGAGCGACTATGCCGGCGCAGCAGACAGGCCAACCTCACGCTGGCGGAATTTCTTCGCGTATCAGCATTTGAGACGACGATAACAGCCAGACACTCTGCCGAGGAAACTGCCGTCATACGCAGTCTTACAGGTATGGCAAACAACCTGAACCAGCTGACCCGTCTGTCCCATCAGGTCGGATTCCACCGTACCCAAAGGACGGTGACGGAACTCCTGCAGAAACTCAAGGAGATTATCGTCTGGTACAGGCAAGGAGAAAGGAGGCAATCATGA
- a CDS encoding site-specific integrase, translating to MRSTYKQLYYINRSKVKSDGTTSIMCRITIDGKAVVLSTGLYCQPEEWNSKKGEVKNNRLNGILGEYKKRVDETYAELLKVNGVISAELLKTAMTGAVGIPKYILQAGEVERENLKIRSIQIDSTSSYRQSKMYHYYLGEYIRSLGKEDMLFTDITEEFGTNFILYLKTNYPHKPSYRNHCLCWLKRLVYLAVDNGILRYNPLDDIKYEKKAPAKLMYISRNQLQEIMSHPKPDPLQELARRTFIFSCFCGLAYVDVRNLYPHHIGTTAEGRKYIRTYRKKTSVESFIPLHPVAEQIISLYNTTDDSQPIFPLPIRSMIWFEIHELGFSLQFKHNLSYHQSRHTFGTLMVSAGVPMESISKMMGHTNIRTTQGYAKVTDDKISEDMNKLIEKRSLI from the coding sequence ATGAGAAGTACATATAAGCAACTGTATTATATAAACCGCAGTAAAGTCAAATCTGACGGAACTACATCAATCATGTGTCGTATTACAATAGACGGAAAAGCTGTTGTATTATCGACTGGGTTATATTGCCAACCGGAAGAGTGGAACAGCAAAAAAGGGGAAGTCAAGAACAACAGACTAAACGGAATACTTGGTGAATATAAGAAACGCGTAGATGAAACTTATGCTGAACTGTTGAAAGTAAACGGTGTTATCAGTGCTGAACTGCTGAAGACAGCCATGACTGGGGCTGTCGGTATCCCGAAGTATATATTACAGGCAGGAGAGGTGGAACGGGAAAATCTGAAAATCCGTTCCATTCAAATAGATTCAACCTCTAGTTACAGGCAATCAAAAATGTATCATTACTATCTGGGGGAGTACATCCGTTCTCTGGGCAAGGAGGACATGCTTTTTACAGATATTACCGAAGAGTTTGGCACCAATTTCATTTTGTATCTGAAAACAAATTACCCTCATAAGCCATCATACCGTAACCATTGTCTTTGCTGGCTGAAACGTCTGGTTTATCTTGCCGTGGATAACGGAATTTTGAGATATAATCCTTTGGATGATATAAAATATGAAAAGAAGGCACCTGCAAAGCTCATGTATATAAGCAGGAATCAGCTTCAGGAGATAATGAGCCATCCAAAACCAGACCCACTACAGGAACTTGCAAGGAGAACCTTTATATTTTCATGTTTTTGCGGTTTGGCTTACGTTGATGTACGCAATCTCTATCCGCATCATATAGGTACAACTGCGGAAGGTAGGAAATACATCAGAACATACCGCAAGAAAACAAGCGTTGAGTCATTTATACCATTGCATCCGGTAGCTGAGCAGATAATTTCCTTGTATAATACGACAGATGATAGTCAGCCCATTTTCCCGTTACCCATACGGAGTATGATTTGGTTTGAGATACATGAATTGGGATTTTCCCTTCAGTTCAAGCATAACTTGTCATACCATCAAAGCCGTCATACCTTCGGTACCTTGATGGTTTCTGCCGGGGTTCCCATGGAAAGCATATCCAAAATGATGGGACATACAAATATCAGAACGACACAAGGATACGCAAAAGTTACAGATGACAAGATTTCAGAGGATATGAATAAACTAATTGAAAAAAGAAGTTTGATATAA
- a CDS encoding DUF3408 domain-containing protein, whose translation MVTKKKLTKEEWEAMTGTDMSFILPSDGGIETALESSLNDTGNREQAKSVEQVEVPFESQQSPTGREEGIPPSQRRISSRQRKLSLDEYRKAFLQVPRIEYRKPVFVSGEVRDRLDEFVRRLGGRKMSVSGLLENIARQHLEIYSEDFEQWRKL comes from the coding sequence ATGGTAACAAAAAAGAAATTGACCAAAGAAGAATGGGAGGCTATGACAGGTACGGACATGTCATTCATACTCCCGTCAGATGGCGGCATTGAAACTGCCCTGGAATCATCCTTGAATGATACCGGAAATAGAGAACAGGCAAAGTCTGTAGAACAAGTCGAAGTTCCATTCGAGTCCCAGCAATCGCCCACAGGAAGAGAGGAAGGCATTCCTCCTTCTCAGCGTCGTATAAGCAGCAGGCAGAGGAAACTTTCTCTGGACGAATACCGGAAGGCCTTTCTTCAGGTTCCGAGAATAGAATACCGCAAGCCTGTGTTTGTTAGCGGCGAGGTACGTGACAGGCTGGACGAGTTTGTCCGCAGGCTGGGAGGACGCAAAATGAGCGTTTCCGGACTGCTTGAGAACATCGCCCGGCAGCATCTTGAAATCTACTCGGAAGACTTCGAGCAGTGGCGAAAGCTGTGA
- a CDS encoding HAD family hydrolase, which translates to MNTQNPNNVFVFDMDNTLIKTDKANSLAYSEAISSVLGVNCNIENGKRFTRDELKELFSQLTQTQIDEIIDRKEKCFESYLSETELNNNLFSLLKRLHREGHHTILLTNCHSKRAISLCNFYNLTKYFVRRFFYEDCLGNKYTLLKSLGYDLQNVVQDGTEYRKQVDEGMRKENVIG; encoded by the coding sequence ATGAACACTCAGAATCCCAACAATGTTTTTGTTTTCGATATGGACAATACATTAATCAAAACGGATAAAGCTAACAGCCTTGCCTATTCCGAGGCAATAAGTTCAGTACTGGGTGTAAACTGTAATATTGAAAATGGCAAGAGATTTACAAGGGACGAACTAAAGGAGTTATTTTCCCAATTGACACAAACCCAAATTGATGAAATAATTGATCGTAAAGAAAAGTGCTTTGAATCATACCTCAGTGAGACAGAGTTGAACAATAACTTATTCAGTCTCCTAAAACGCCTCCATCGAGAAGGGCATCATACAATTCTATTGACTAATTGTCATTCTAAAAGGGCAATTAGTCTATGTAACTTCTACAATCTTACGAAGTATTTTGTTCGGCGTTTTTTTTACGAAGATTGCCTTGGCAACAAATACACTCTTCTTAAATCTCTAGGATACGACTTACAAAACGTCGTGCAAGATGGAACAGAATATAGGAAGCAAGTAGATGAAGGGATGAGAAAGGAAAACGTAATCGGTTGA
- the priA gene encoding replication restart helicase PriA yields the protein MKFADVIVPLPIVGQYTYAVPEELEGKVCPGIRAIVPFGKKKYYTAIVTRVHEDAPAEYETKELVEILDGKPVLLKRQYDFWQWIADYYLCTLGDVYKAALPSGMKLESETLVVSNPDYEAEAPLTEKEQLVLDTLGRDTELCITQLEKATGIRNLLPVINRLLERGALSIKEELKRSYKPRTEAFIRLAETVKSEDDLHRLFDALSRAPKQLAALMKYIELSGWVRPGCFLKEVPRKTLLQEANVASTIVSGLVEKHIFELYHQEVGRLARGTADTVPLNPLSEAQQKAYDAIMQAFASKQTCLLHGVTSSGKTEIYIHLIEQAIRAGKQVLYLLPEIALTTQITERLRRVFGNRLGIYHSKFPDAERVEIWQKQLSEHDYDVILGVRSSVFLPFRRLGLVIVDEEHENTYKQQEPAPRYHARNAAMVLASMFGAKTLLGTATPSIETYYNAVQGKYGFVQLTERHRRIQLPEIEVVDIKELTRKKRMTAQFSPLLLQKIREALEQKEQVILFQNRRGFAPMIECRTCGWVPKCRNCDVSLTYHKGLNQLACHYCGYTEQVPKSCPACGGTELMSRGFGTEKVEDSIKELFPEARIARMDLDTTRTRTAYEKIISDFEEGKTDILIGTQMVSKGLDFDRVSVVGILNADSMLNYPDFRSYERAFQLMAQVAGRAGRKSKRGLVVLQTKQPDLPLIHEVVTNDYQRMFGEQIEERNMFRYPPFFRLIYVYLKHRKQEVLDQAADRMASVLRQGLGERVLGPDLPPVSRIQTLFIKKIIVKVEQQASLSKVRTYLRQVQRMMIEDERFRSLLVYYDVDPM from the coding sequence ATGAAGTTTGCGGATGTCATAGTGCCTTTGCCCATCGTAGGGCAATATACGTATGCCGTTCCGGAGGAACTGGAGGGGAAAGTATGTCCGGGCATTCGGGCAATCGTCCCTTTCGGCAAGAAAAAGTATTATACGGCTATCGTGACCCGTGTGCACGAAGATGCGCCGGCGGAATACGAGACCAAGGAGCTTGTGGAAATACTCGACGGGAAGCCGGTCTTGCTGAAACGCCAGTACGATTTTTGGCAATGGATAGCCGATTATTACCTCTGCACCTTGGGCGATGTCTACAAAGCGGCATTGCCTTCGGGCATGAAACTGGAGAGCGAAACCCTTGTGGTAAGCAATCCCGACTATGAGGCGGAAGCTCCTCTGACAGAAAAAGAACAGCTCGTGTTAGACACCCTTGGCAGGGATACGGAACTGTGCATTACCCAACTGGAGAAAGCGACCGGCATCCGAAACCTGTTGCCGGTCATCAACAGGCTGCTGGAACGGGGTGCCCTATCTATAAAGGAGGAACTGAAACGGAGCTACAAGCCCCGCACGGAAGCCTTCATCCGTCTGGCGGAAACGGTAAAAAGCGAAGACGACCTGCACCGGCTGTTCGATGCATTAAGCCGTGCGCCCAAACAACTTGCCGCTCTGATGAAGTACATAGAGCTTTCGGGCTGGGTGCGCCCCGGATGTTTCCTGAAAGAAGTGCCGCGCAAGACCTTGCTTCAAGAAGCGAATGTGGCTTCCACGATTGTGTCGGGGCTGGTGGAGAAGCATATTTTCGAGCTTTACCATCAGGAGGTGGGGCGGCTGGCAAGAGGGACGGCAGACACCGTTCCCCTCAATCCGTTGAGCGAGGCACAACAGAAGGCATACGATGCCATAATGCAGGCATTCGCTTCGAAGCAGACCTGCCTTTTGCATGGAGTGACCTCCAGCGGAAAGACCGAAATCTATATCCACTTAATTGAACAGGCAATCCGGGCAGGAAAGCAAGTGCTGTATTTATTGCCCGAAATCGCTTTGACCACCCAAATCACCGAACGTCTCCGGCGGGTATTCGGCAACCGGCTGGGCATTTACCACTCGAAGTTCCCCGATGCCGAGCGGGTGGAAATCTGGCAAAAGCAATTGTCCGAACACGATTACGATGTCATCTTGGGCGTGCGCTCCTCGGTTTTCCTCCCTTTCCGAAGGTTAGGGCTGGTGATTGTAGACGAAGAGCACGAGAATACATACAAGCAACAAGAACCGGCGCCCCGCTATCATGCGCGCAATGCGGCAATGGTTCTGGCGTCTATGTTCGGTGCGAAAACGCTTTTAGGCACGGCAACGCCCAGCATCGAAACCTATTACAATGCCGTGCAGGGGAAATATGGCTTCGTGCAGTTAACCGAACGCCACCGCCGGATTCAGTTGCCGGAGATTGAGGTGGTGGATATCAAGGAACTGACCCGCAAGAAGCGGATGACGGCACAATTCTCTCCTTTGCTCCTGCAAAAGATAAGGGAAGCATTGGAACAGAAAGAGCAGGTCATTCTTTTTCAGAACCGGAGAGGCTTTGCGCCGATGATTGAATGCCGCACCTGCGGCTGGGTGCCGAAATGCAGGAACTGCGATGTAAGCCTGACGTATCATAAAGGGCTGAACCAGCTGGCATGCCACTACTGCGGCTATACGGAACAGGTGCCGAAGTCATGTCCGGCATGCGGAGGCACGGAACTGATGAGCCGCGGCTTCGGGACCGAGAAGGTGGAAGACAGCATCAAAGAGCTTTTCCCCGAAGCCCGGATTGCCCGCATGGATTTGGATACGACCCGTACCCGCACGGCATACGAGAAAATCATATCCGATTTCGAAGAAGGGAAAACGGATATCCTTATCGGGACGCAGATGGTATCGAAAGGACTGGACTTCGACCGGGTCAGCGTAGTGGGTATCCTGAATGCCGACTCGATGCTGAACTATCCCGACTTCCGCTCTTACGAGCGTGCCTTCCAGCTGATGGCACAAGTGGCGGGACGTGCCGGACGCAAAAGCAAACGCGGACTGGTCGTGCTGCAGACCAAACAACCCGATTTGCCTCTGATACACGAAGTGGTGACAAACGATTACCAACGGATGTTCGGAGAACAGATAGAAGAACGGAACATGTTCCGCTATCCGCCTTTCTTCCGGCTGATTTATGTATATCTCAAGCACCGGAAGCAAGAGGTGCTCGACCAGGCTGCCGACCGGATGGCAAGCGTCTTGCGTCAAGGCTTGGGCGAACGGGTATTGGGACCGGATTTGCCTCCGGTTTCCCGCATCCAGACCTTGTTCATCAAGAAGATAATCGTGAAAGTGGAACAACAGGCTTCGCTATCGAAAGTGCGGACGTACTTGCGCCAAGTGCAGCGCATGATGATAGAAGACGAGCGTTTCCGTTCCTTATTAGTATATTATGATGTAGATCCAATGTAG
- a CDS encoding helix-turn-helix transcriptional regulator — protein MPTNKNALTRYKYLDEMLSDRHHFYDIHDLTEKCNEKLIDAGFPEVSQRCIEKDINYLEYDPFYAEIERYRVNGHRCIRYKNPSFTIFRKELSEEESNLILEVLNTIGQFDGLAHFEWLDCFKIGLGLKKRPRIISFSNNPYLQNSNLLGVLFDNISNQVVIKLEYHTFTDKEAREIIFHPYLLKQYNNRWYLIGAADNDGKILNFALDRIDAVTALPEVKYKPCNEDLAERFEDIIGVTLYEDRDVEHILFWVSNHSKDYVGTKPIHGSQCQYKNEKDEEFRRQYPSLDEGAFFSIDCIPNYELIRELCSFGKELIVLSPSSIQDDIFNRIKSMLDSYSVVRI, from the coding sequence ATGCCGACAAATAAGAATGCTTTAACAAGATACAAGTACCTTGATGAAATGTTGTCTGACAGGCATCATTTCTATGATATTCACGATCTCACAGAAAAATGCAATGAGAAACTTATTGATGCAGGATTCCCTGAAGTATCTCAGCGTTGCATTGAGAAGGACATAAACTATTTGGAGTATGATCCATTTTATGCTGAAATAGAACGCTATAGGGTTAATGGTCATCGGTGTATAAGATATAAGAATCCTTCTTTTACTATTTTCAGGAAGGAACTGAGTGAGGAAGAAAGTAATCTGATATTGGAGGTGCTTAACACAATAGGGCAATTTGATGGTTTGGCTCATTTTGAATGGCTTGACTGTTTCAAAATTGGACTTGGTCTGAAGAAACGTCCTCGAATCATTAGCTTTAGTAATAACCCATACCTACAGAATTCCAATTTGTTAGGTGTATTATTCGACAATATATCAAATCAAGTTGTTATTAAATTGGAATACCACACTTTTACGGATAAAGAAGCTAGAGAAATCATTTTCCATCCTTATTTGCTTAAACAATATAATAATAGGTGGTACTTGATTGGCGCGGCTGATAATGATGGCAAAATCCTCAATTTTGCTCTCGACAGAATTGATGCAGTGACTGCTCTTCCTGAAGTAAAATACAAACCATGCAACGAAGATTTGGCTGAGCGTTTCGAAGATATTATTGGAGTAACTCTATATGAAGACCGAGATGTTGAACATATCCTTTTTTGGGTGAGCAATCATTCTAAGGATTATGTTGGAACTAAGCCTATTCACGGATCACAATGCCAATATAAAAATGAGAAAGATGAAGAATTTCGTAGACAATACCCGTCTCTTGATGAGGGTGCATTTTTCTCTATAGATTGCATTCCGAACTATGAGTTAATCCGTGAACTTTGTTCTTTTGGTAAAGAACTTATCGTGTTGTCGCCTTCATCCATCCAAGACGATATTTTTAACCGTATTAAATCAATGCTTGATAGTTATTCTGTAGTACGAATATAG
- a CDS encoding phosphatase: MNIELDVHTHTVASGHAFSTLQEMAKAASEKGLKLLGITEHAPGIPGTCSPIYFRNLYVVPRRMYGVELLLGAEINILDCEGNIDMDEYYLNLLDLRIAGIHSLCYKGGTPEENTHGMIQVVSNPYIHIISHPGDGTAKLHFEPIVLAAKAHHTLLEINNSSLRPCRHKVEARDNNLEILRLCKQYEVPVILGSDAHISFDIATYDYALQLVAETEFPEALIMNTSVEKFKTYLSL; this comes from the coding sequence ATGAATATAGAATTAGACGTACATACCCATACGGTAGCCAGCGGGCACGCATTCAGCACGTTGCAGGAAATGGCGAAAGCGGCTTCCGAAAAGGGATTGAAACTATTGGGCATTACCGAGCATGCGCCCGGCATTCCGGGAACATGCAGCCCCATTTATTTCCGCAACCTGTACGTCGTCCCGCGCCGGATGTATGGCGTGGAACTGTTGCTGGGAGCGGAAATCAATATCCTCGATTGCGAAGGGAACATCGATATGGACGAATACTACCTGAATTTGCTCGACTTGCGCATTGCCGGCATTCATTCGTTGTGCTACAAAGGGGGAACGCCCGAAGAGAATACGCACGGTATGATTCAGGTTGTCTCGAACCCGTATATCCATATCATCAGCCATCCGGGAGACGGTACGGCAAAGCTGCATTTCGAACCGATCGTACTGGCTGCAAAGGCGCATCACACCTTGTTGGAGATAAACAACTCTTCGCTCCGCCCGTGCCGGCACAAAGTAGAGGCACGGGACAATAACCTGGAGATTCTCCGCCTCTGCAAACAATACGAAGTACCGGTCATCTTGGGCAGCGACGCGCATATCTCGTTCGACATTGCCACGTACGACTATGCCCTTCAGCTCGTAGCCGAGACCGAATTCCCCGAAGCATTGATTATGAACACCAGTGTAGAGAAATTTAAAACGTATTTAAGCCTATAA
- a CDS encoding helix-turn-helix domain-containing protein, with translation MSNEIREKDHEWVKTFHSNFDRLLTLLEKLLEKRQPSAYGDELLTDKEVAYLLKVSRRTLQDYRNNGILPYTQVGGKILYRASDIERTLMKGYKEAYRYKRS, from the coding sequence ATGAGTAATGAAATCAGAGAAAAGGACCACGAGTGGGTAAAGACATTCCACTCGAATTTCGACAGGCTGTTGACCCTGCTCGAAAAGTTGTTGGAAAAACGGCAACCGTCTGCCTATGGCGATGAGTTGCTGACAGACAAGGAAGTGGCATACCTGTTGAAAGTGAGCCGGAGAACCTTGCAGGACTACCGCAACAACGGCATTCTGCCTTACACACAAGTAGGCGGCAAGATTCTCTACCGGGCTTCTGATATAGAAAGAACCCTGATGAAAGGGTACAAGGAGGCGTACAGATACAAAAGGAGCTAA